A region from the Patescibacteria group bacterium genome encodes:
- a CDS encoding TraR/DksA C4-type zinc finger protein has protein sequence MKQTFVEEMKTILGQTQNRLRQELDLVKAESGKKTDKATWPEYGDKDDENAAEVATFSDKLSLNRALEETLEDVESALRRITDGSYGVCKYCQTKIDERRLRARPESSSCVDCKTKLLNKL, from the coding sequence ATGAAGCAAACTTTTGTTGAAGAAATGAAGACTATTTTAGGCCAGACTCAAAACCGCTTGCGGCAGGAGTTGGATTTGGTCAAGGCTGAATCTGGTAAAAAAACCGACAAAGCTACTTGGCCTGAATATGGCGATAAAGATGATGAAAATGCCGCTGAAGTGGCGACTTTTTCTGATAAGTTGTCTTTAAACAGGGCTTTAGAAGAAACCTTAGAAGATGTGGAGTCAGCTTTACGTAGGATAACGGACGGTAGTTATGGTGTGTGTAAATATTGCCAAACAAAGATTGATGAGCGACGCCTGCGGGCTCGACCAGAATCAAGTTCTTGTGTTGATTGTAAAACCAAATTGTTAAATAAGCTTTAA
- a CDS encoding polyribonucleotide nucleotidyltransferase, with translation MSNVKIFKHELAGQPLEVEVGKLANQAQGACTVRYGDTVVLATVVQASTPREGIDYFPLMVDYEERLYAAGKIKGSRFIKREGRPTDEAILTARVIDRSVRPLFGDSERRDVQVMVTVLSVDGENDPDVPSLLAASLALAISPVKWSGPIAAGRVGRVDGQWVFNPSYEARSKSDLDVFISATAEEIVMLEAGSQEVVEADMSAAITFGHQQIAKLFPFMQEVIQACAQPKLAEIEISTELKEQQAKLKAKVEQYLNGKFDSLFGGSSKQSFKDGLRQIEQGLSEALKADNEVSKEEAGRGLKLIEFYLDKASRQYVLATGKRVDGRAFDQIRSLSAEVGLLPRTHGSGLFQRGETQVLSVVTLGSPGDEQTLDGMEEDGKKRYMHHYNFPAYSVGEVKPIRSPGRREIGHGALAEKALMPVIPQDKEKFPYTIRVVSEVLSSNGSSSQASICGSSLALMDAGVPISAPVAGIAMGLITDLDQPTKYAILTDIQGIEDHSGDMDFKVGGTTKGITAVQLDIKLGGISLAIVEETLNKAKEARLQILEVMSKALAQPRPEMSPYAPRIISFYIPVDKIRDVIGPGGKMINEIIAVTGVAIDIEDSGLVMVTSNNASGSAQAVDWIKNLTRQVVVGEVYKGKVTRLMNFGAFVEILPRTEGLVHISELAWARINTVQEAVNVGDEIEVKVTEIDDQGRVNLSHKQLLPKPEGYVASAETAYQPARNSRPFAGGRGRESQGHGSRR, from the coding sequence ATGAGTAATGTAAAAATTTTTAAGCACGAATTAGCCGGCCAGCCTTTAGAGGTGGAAGTTGGTAAATTAGCCAATCAGGCCCAAGGTGCTTGTACTGTTCGTTACGGCGATACAGTTGTTTTAGCAACAGTTGTTCAAGCTTCTACCCCAAGGGAGGGTATAGATTATTTCCCTTTGATGGTGGATTACGAAGAAAGATTGTATGCAGCTGGAAAAATTAAAGGTTCTCGGTTTATTAAACGAGAAGGCCGCCCTACCGATGAGGCTATTCTAACCGCTCGAGTAATTGATCGTTCGGTGCGGCCGTTATTTGGTGACAGTGAACGGCGAGATGTTCAAGTAATGGTTACGGTTTTGTCTGTGGATGGAGAAAACGATCCAGATGTACCATCTTTGTTAGCCGCTTCTTTGGCTTTGGCTATTTCACCGGTTAAGTGGTCAGGTCCGATTGCGGCTGGCCGAGTTGGTCGGGTTGATGGTCAATGGGTTTTTAATCCTTCTTATGAAGCTAGAAGTAAGTCGGATTTGGATGTTTTTATTTCGGCTACGGCTGAAGAAATAGTTATGTTGGAAGCAGGTAGCCAAGAAGTTGTAGAAGCTGATATGTCTGCCGCTATAACTTTTGGTCATCAACAAATCGCCAAATTGTTTCCTTTTATGCAGGAGGTTATTCAAGCTTGCGCTCAACCTAAATTGGCTGAAATAGAAATTTCTACTGAACTTAAAGAACAACAAGCCAAACTTAAAGCTAAGGTGGAGCAGTATTTAAATGGTAAATTTGATTCATTATTTGGTGGCTCTTCCAAGCAGTCTTTTAAGGATGGTTTACGTCAAATAGAACAAGGTTTGTCCGAGGCTTTAAAAGCTGATAATGAGGTTAGTAAAGAAGAGGCCGGTCGAGGCTTAAAGTTGATAGAGTTTTATTTGGATAAAGCTTCACGCCAGTATGTTTTAGCAACTGGTAAAAGAGTAGATGGTCGGGCTTTTGATCAAATTAGGTCTTTGTCAGCGGAAGTAGGTTTGTTACCGCGTACTCATGGTAGTGGTTTGTTTCAACGTGGCGAAACGCAAGTTTTATCGGTGGTGACCTTAGGTAGCCCAGGTGATGAACAGACTTTAGATGGCATGGAAGAAGATGGTAAAAAGCGCTATATGCATCATTATAATTTTCCAGCTTATTCAGTAGGCGAAGTAAAACCAATTCGTTCACCGGGTCGCCGGGAAATTGGCCATGGTGCTCTAGCAGAAAAAGCTTTGATGCCAGTGATTCCTCAAGACAAAGAAAAGTTTCCTTACACTATTAGAGTGGTTTCCGAAGTGTTATCTTCTAATGGTTCTTCTTCTCAGGCTTCCATTTGTGGATCCTCTTTGGCTTTAATGGATGCCGGTGTACCAATTAGTGCGCCAGTGGCTGGTATAGCTATGGGTTTAATAACCGATTTGGATCAGCCGACTAAATATGCCATTTTGACTGATATTCAAGGTATTGAAGATCATTCTGGCGATATGGATTTTAAAGTTGGTGGTACGACTAAAGGTATTACGGCTGTTCAACTAGATATTAAATTAGGTGGTATTTCTTTGGCTATAGTAGAAGAAACTTTAAACAAAGCTAAGGAAGCTAGATTACAGATATTAGAAGTGATGTCTAAGGCTTTAGCCCAGCCCCGGCCAGAAATGTCACCTTACGCTCCTAGAATAATCTCTTTTTATATACCAGTTGATAAAATTAGAGATGTTATTGGGCCAGGTGGCAAGATGATCAATGAAATCATTGCTGTAACGGGTGTAGCTATAGATATCGAGGATAGTGGTTTGGTCATGGTAACTTCTAATAATGCTTCGGGTTCAGCTCAAGCAGTTGATTGGATAAAGAATCTTACTCGGCAGGTAGTAGTCGGTGAAGTTTATAAAGGCAAGGTAACTCGTTTAATGAATTTTGGGGCTTTTGTGGAAATATTGCCTCGGACTGAAGGTTTGGTTCATATTTCTGAATTGGCTTGGGCCAGAATTAATACTGTGCAGGAAGCGGTTAATGTAGGCGATGAGATAGAAGTGAAGGTGACTGAGATAGATGATCAAGGACGGGTTAATTTGTCCCATAAACAGCTTTTACCTAAACCCGAGGGTTATGTTGCTTCCGCTGAGACAGCTTATCAGCCGGCTCGTAATAGTCGGCCTTTTGCTGGTGGGCGCGGTCGAGAATCACAAGGACATGGTTCAAGACGTTAG
- a CDS encoding DUF3048 domain-containing protein translates to MPEKKHRSTTSQKKQPVVKKTISKQPAKPKPTTKRKKPLRRPKKPAPKKVTSAKPSVGAKTIQPITENNFPPATLTYQKTPTSYWSWLIGFTIVALALLIVSGLISIFSFSNNFKKNSPLAPTPPVQDSLLQPALTALAPLTGLKTDEVSARRRPWAIIIENFPTVRPQSGLSFADVVIESPTEGGITRFAAIFQSQLPTGQIGPIRSARSYFNDWLRPLAPFFSHSGGSTKALQQLAKGYGDIQDVNEFYNGSAYQRNNSLNAPHNLFTTAEKFFSYVQQKNWPSQQNIQPLNFSTNYQPGQPANQIMIPYQPEEYTVTYQYLPESKVYQRSLMGVKQTDASNNQPILVTNAIVLATDIDPIPNDELKRTELRTLGTGTAWLFTNGQIYKGQWRKDKPDSYLEFVDSSGQPLPLQPGNTWISVIDNSLLKDIKIDSLLPSLES, encoded by the coding sequence ATGCCAGAAAAAAAACACCGTTCAACAACTAGTCAAAAAAAACAACCAGTTGTTAAAAAAACCATTTCTAAACAGCCGGCTAAACCAAAACCAACGACTAAAAGAAAAAAACCACTCCGCCGTCCTAAAAAACCAGCACCCAAAAAAGTAACATCGGCCAAACCTTCGGTGGGGGCCAAAACAATCCAACCAATTACAGAAAATAACTTCCCGCCAGCCACTTTAACTTACCAAAAAACACCCACTAGCTATTGGAGTTGGTTAATTGGTTTTACTATAGTGGCTTTAGCTTTACTAATTGTTTCCGGTTTAATATCCATATTTTCTTTTTCTAATAATTTTAAAAAAAACTCACCCTTAGCCCCGACGCCGCCTGTCCAAGACTCCTTACTTCAACCAGCTTTAACAGCCTTAGCCCCTTTAACTGGACTTAAAACCGATGAAGTTTCAGCTAGACGTCGACCTTGGGCAATAATTATAGAAAATTTTCCAACCGTCAGGCCCCAAAGTGGCCTATCTTTCGCTGATGTGGTAATTGAATCACCAACTGAAGGTGGCATTACCCGTTTTGCTGCTATTTTCCAAAGTCAATTGCCCACCGGCCAAATTGGCCCAATTCGTAGTGCCCGCTCTTATTTTAATGATTGGCTAAGACCTTTAGCTCCTTTTTTTAGCCATTCTGGTGGCAGTACCAAAGCCTTGCAACAATTAGCCAAAGGCTATGGTGATATTCAAGACGTTAATGAATTTTATAACGGTTCAGCTTACCAAAGAAACAATTCATTAAACGCTCCACACAATCTTTTTACCACGGCGGAAAAATTCTTTAGTTATGTCCAACAAAAAAATTGGCCTAGCCAACAGAACATACAACCACTTAATTTTTCCACTAACTATCAGCCGGGCCAACCAGCCAATCAAATAATGATTCCCTACCAACCCGAAGAATATACTGTCACCTACCAATACTTACCTGAAAGCAAAGTTTACCAGCGCAGTTTAATGGGTGTAAAACAAACTGATGCCAGCAACAACCAACCAATCCTGGTAACCAATGCTATAGTCCTAGCTACCGACATTGATCCTATACCTAATGACGAACTAAAAAGAACCGAACTTAGAACTTTGGGCACGGGTACAGCTTGGTTATTCACTAATGGCCAAATTTATAAAGGCCAATGGCGCAAAGACAAACCAGACAGTTACTTAGAATTCGTTGATTCATCTGGCCAACCCCTACCTTTGCAACCTGGTAATACTTGGATTTCGGTAATTGATAACAGTCTGCTTAAAGATATAAAAATAGACAGTCTGCTACCCAGTCTTGAATCTTAA
- the rpsO gene encoding 30S ribosomal protein S15, which yields MLDKVAKDKIIKKFKTHDQDTGSAEVQIAILTEEITRLTEHLKGHKKDFSSRRGLIKKVNQRRKLLKFLQRENKVSFEEIVKKLKLKVKISDQSAILGEEAEESIEQSVESDES from the coding sequence ATGTTGGATAAAGTAGCTAAGGATAAGATAATTAAGAAGTTTAAGACGCATGATCAGGATACAGGTTCGGCCGAAGTTCAGATAGCTATTCTGACCGAAGAAATAACCCGATTAACCGAGCATTTAAAGGGTCATAAGAAAGATTTTTCTTCTCGTCGTGGTCTGATTAAAAAGGTTAATCAACGCCGTAAATTGCTTAAATTTTTACAACGTGAGAATAAAGTTAGTTTTGAAGAAATAGTAAAGAAATTAAAACTTAAAGTTAAGATTTCTGACCAGTCGGCTATTTTAGGCGAAGAAGCCGAAGAGTCGATAGAGCAATCTGTGGAGTCGGATGAATCTTAG
- a CDS encoding glycosyltransferase gives MKILFNGYQNLLPPRNGHHYGGPQSFTNSFINYLKQKTNHTFTAIILRSDQRIKGSDLKIKKTKEGPNNWLTIRANLKIKKIIKASTTTLPYGYQAIIKKLTAEIKNIQPDVILFNGFSVPNWYLLKAAHQSGLPILVAHHGLWFKDIQATGQLYSNSGKKLALKMEKDIYLLADQQIFFNDFSQKIFTTKIGGFFANKINYLPLPYNTVYLNKKKPATANSKILKIGLIGRWDNIKNHRAFWQLAKTTTKQKLPWKFYSVTHWPDNKPLNNLQKKYKKHIQLVGQMTPAKLKKFYQSMNLLVLPSHFDVSPTVVMEAALQNRLTLISANVGWVSIYKKFGLNKLIANFNQPKQIINLIKNNTKQPAPTKFYNYIKTQHHPSEVFKKYLKLASLAKK, from the coding sequence ATGAAAATACTGTTTAATGGCTATCAAAATTTATTGCCACCACGCAACGGTCACCACTATGGCGGACCGCAAAGTTTTACTAATTCCTTTATTAATTACTTGAAACAAAAAACCAATCACACCTTCACGGCTATTATTTTAAGAAGTGACCAAAGAATCAAAGGCTCTGACTTAAAAATTAAAAAAACTAAAGAAGGCCCAAATAACTGGCTAACTATTCGGGCCAATTTAAAAATTAAAAAAATCATTAAAGCCTCAACAACCACCTTACCTTATGGCTATCAAGCAATTATTAAAAAATTGACTGCCGAGATAAAAAATATTCAACCAGATGTTATTTTATTTAATGGTTTTTCCGTACCTAATTGGTATTTGTTAAAAGCTGCTCACCAAAGTGGTTTGCCCATTTTAGTTGCCCATCACGGTTTATGGTTTAAAGACATTCAAGCCACTGGCCAGTTATATAGCAACTCTGGTAAAAAATTAGCCTTAAAAATGGAAAAAGATATTTATCTATTAGCTGATCAACAAATATTTTTTAATGATTTTAGTCAAAAAATTTTTACTACTAAAATTGGGGGTTTTTTCGCAAATAAAATAAACTACCTACCTCTACCCTATAATACTGTTTACTTAAATAAGAAAAAACCAGCCACGGCTAATAGTAAAATATTAAAAATCGGCTTAATCGGCCGTTGGGATAATATAAAAAATCACCGCGCCTTTTGGCAACTGGCTAAAACAACTACTAAACAAAAATTACCTTGGAAATTTTATTCCGTTACCCATTGGCCAGACAATAAACCACTTAATAATCTGCAAAAAAAATATAAAAAACATATCCAACTAGTCGGCCAAATGACGCCAGCTAAACTTAAAAAATTTTACCAGTCTATGAATCTACTAGTCCTACCCTCACATTTTGATGTGTCACCGACGGTTGTTATGGAAGCGGCTTTGCAAAATCGTCTAACCCTTATTTCGGCTAATGTCGGCTGGGTAAGTATTTATAAAAAATTCGGTTTAAACAAATTAATTGCTAACTTTAATCAACCTAAACAAATTATCAATCTCATAAAAAATAATACTAAACAACCGGCGCCAACAAAATTTTATAATTACATAAAAACCCAACATCATCCCAGTGAAGTGTTTAAAAAATATTTAAAACTAGCTTCCCTAGCTAAAAAATAG
- a CDS encoding YifB family Mg chelatase-like AAA ATPase: protein MAAKVFTIHVLGLAARLIEVEADTSSQLPGIFIVGLPDKAVDEAKERVRSALKNSDCYFPRTKVTVNLAPADLKKEGSSYDLPIALALLLASGQLKPAVDLKKLLFIGELSLAGDLRPVKGILVMAQAARRLGFDCLLVPQANAKEAALIEDIKILAVNNLAEVLQYLTSRKILSPQPVTSLKQSKGFNPLVNLADIYGQEQAKRALEIAAAGGHNLLLFGPPGSGKTLLARALTGLLPDLARQEVLEVTAIYSVAGLLTKEEPLVYLRPCRSPHHTASEISLIGGGTALRPGEISLAHRGVLFLDELPEFPRSVLESLRQPLEEGWVTISRASGSVKFPARFILIAALNPCPCGFAGDPKKDCQCTVNQIYRYQRRLSGPLLDRFDLHIMVPRLPYSKMAAAEGGENSSIVQQRVILARQKQLLRFNNSAVQLNSTMSNQDLKKWINLESGSSLLLKQAMERWQLSGRSYHRLLKVARTIADLAGSAEVRTNHLAEALQYRPRANFN from the coding sequence ATGGCAGCTAAAGTATTTACTATCCATGTTTTAGGTCTAGCAGCCAGGTTAATTGAGGTAGAGGCAGATACCTCCAGTCAATTACCAGGTATTTTTATTGTAGGTTTGCCTGACAAGGCGGTTGATGAGGCTAAAGAGAGGGTTCGTTCGGCTTTAAAAAATTCTGATTGTTATTTTCCTAGGACAAAGGTAACAGTAAATTTAGCACCGGCTGATTTAAAAAAAGAAGGCTCCTCTTACGATTTACCCATCGCCTTGGCCTTGCTTTTAGCTAGTGGTCAATTAAAACCAGCGGTTGATTTAAAGAAGCTTTTGTTTATTGGGGAACTGTCTTTGGCTGGTGATTTACGGCCAGTTAAGGGTATTTTGGTTATGGCTCAGGCGGCTCGACGTTTGGGTTTTGATTGTTTGTTGGTACCTCAAGCTAATGCTAAGGAGGCTGCTTTAATAGAAGATATAAAAATTTTAGCTGTTAATAATTTAGCTGAAGTTTTACAGTATTTAACTAGTCGTAAAATTTTATCACCTCAACCTGTTACTAGTTTGAAGCAAAGCAAAGGATTTAATCCTTTGGTTAATTTGGCTGATATTTATGGTCAGGAGCAGGCTAAAAGAGCTTTAGAAATAGCAGCGGCTGGTGGCCATAATTTGTTATTATTTGGGCCGCCTGGTTCAGGTAAAACTTTATTAGCTCGAGCTTTAACTGGTTTGTTGCCTGATTTAGCCAGGCAAGAGGTTTTAGAGGTAACAGCTATTTATAGTGTGGCCGGTTTATTAACCAAGGAGGAGCCTTTGGTTTATTTAAGACCTTGTCGGTCGCCCCATCATACTGCTTCAGAAATATCTTTAATCGGTGGTGGTACTGCCCTGCGGCCAGGTGAAATATCATTAGCTCATCGAGGAGTACTTTTTTTGGATGAGTTACCAGAATTTCCTCGATCGGTTTTAGAAAGTTTGCGCCAACCTTTGGAAGAGGGTTGGGTAACAATTTCTCGGGCCAGCGGTAGTGTAAAATTTCCAGCCAGATTTATTTTAATAGCCGCCCTTAATCCTTGTCCTTGTGGTTTTGCTGGTGATCCCAAAAAAGATTGCCAATGTACTGTCAATCAAATTTATCGTTATCAAAGACGGCTGTCTGGCCCGTTGTTGGACCGGTTTGATTTACATATTATGGTACCGCGCTTACCTTATTCTAAAATGGCGGCAGCTGAAGGGGGTGAAAATAGTTCAATTGTTCAACAAAGAGTAATTTTGGCCAGGCAAAAACAATTACTTAGGTTTAACAACTCGGCAGTTCAACTTAATAGCACTATGTCTAATCAGGATTTAAAAAAGTGGATTAATTTAGAATCAGGCAGTTCTCTTTTATTAAAACAAGCTATGGAGCGTTGGCAGCTTTCTGGTCGGTCTTATCATCGTTTGCTTAAAGTAGCGCGGACGATTGCCGATTTGGCCGGATCAGCTGAAGTTAGAACAAACCATTTGGCTGAGGCCTTGCAATATCGCCCGCGCGCTAATTTTAATTAG
- a CDS encoding NYN domain-containing protein → MLKHKDQRVGVFVDVQNMYYSARNLYGSRVNFANILQQAVQDRKLIRAVAYVVKAEAPEEIKFFEALDKQGFEVNMKDLQVFVGGAKKGDWDVGITIDAVTMANKLDVVILVTGDGDFVPLVQYLQFLGQRVEVMAFIETTSAKLKEQADDFFDLSEEKNKFLLRGRQGQIRRSK, encoded by the coding sequence ATGCTTAAACACAAAGATCAGCGCGTTGGAGTTTTTGTCGATGTGCAGAATATGTATTATTCAGCCCGCAACCTTTATGGTTCTCGGGTTAATTTTGCCAATATCTTGCAGCAGGCTGTGCAAGATCGAAAACTTATTCGGGCAGTGGCCTACGTAGTTAAGGCTGAAGCACCTGAGGAAATAAAGTTTTTTGAAGCTTTGGATAAACAGGGTTTTGAAGTAAATATGAAAGATCTGCAGGTTTTCGTGGGGGGAGCCAAAAAGGGCGATTGGGATGTTGGTATAACTATTGACGCTGTGACTATGGCTAATAAGTTGGATGTGGTTATTTTAGTAACTGGCGACGGTGACTTTGTGCCTTTAGTTCAGTATTTGCAGTTTTTGGGCCAGCGGGTGGAAGTTATGGCTTTTATTGAAACCACCTCAGCGAAATTAAAAGAGCAAGCGGATGATTTTTTTGACTTGTCAGAAGAAAAAAATAAGTTCTTATTAAGAGGTCGTCAAGGTCAAATTAGACGTTCTAAGTAG
- a CDS encoding tyrosine-type recombinase/integrase, whose product MPNQSTNLIKTFLTDLENQGKNNLTIKNYQLYLKKFALWLKTKNLSLPQVDSLVIKNFAQSLANQQPTLKNNTINYHLTALRSFNRFLKNKNLSNLKTNDIKLNPLKRKTVTKEIDPTDKLHQAIQSTLASQVINLRDSTIIELLLTNGLKVSEVSNLTKADVDFEKKELTVKKSKHTRKLILTAESQQLLINYLKERHDTDPALFINHDRAAKSAKRTQKINHNLSSRSIQRLIAYYGRLAGLEKPLTPSHLRKIYSQKLIQNKIPTIQIKSLLGYKHTSSINWYKPSQVD is encoded by the coding sequence ATGCCTAACCAATCTACCAATTTAATAAAAACTTTCTTAACTGATTTGGAAAATCAGGGGAAAAATAATCTGACTATAAAAAATTATCAACTATATTTAAAAAAATTCGCTCTATGGCTTAAAACAAAAAACCTAAGTCTGCCACAAGTTGATAGTTTGGTAATAAAAAACTTTGCTCAGAGCCTGGCTAACCAACAGCCAACTTTAAAAAATAATACCATTAATTATCATTTAACAGCTCTGCGTTCCTTCAATCGATTCTTAAAAAATAAAAATCTTTCTAATCTAAAAACCAATGATATAAAATTAAATCCCTTAAAAAGGAAAACGGTCACAAAAGAAATCGACCCAACAGATAAATTACACCAAGCAATCCAATCAACCCTAGCCAGTCAAGTTATTAACTTAAGAGATTCAACTATAATAGAATTGCTTTTAACTAATGGCCTAAAAGTTTCGGAGGTTTCCAACCTAACTAAAGCCGATGTTGATTTTGAAAAAAAAGAACTAACTGTAAAAAAATCAAAGCACACTCGAAAATTAATTCTAACCGCAGAATCTCAACAATTATTAATAAATTATTTAAAAGAACGGCATGATACTGACCCAGCTTTATTTATTAACCACGACCGAGCGGCTAAATCTGCTAAACGGACTCAAAAAATCAACCATAATTTAAGCAGTCGCAGCATCCAAAGATTAATCGCTTATTATGGACGACTGGCCGGTTTAGAAAAACCACTAACTCCTAGTCATTTAAGAAAAATTTACAGTCAAAAATTAATTCAAAATAAAATTCCAACAATTCAGATTAAAAGCCTTCTTGGTTACAAACATACTAGTAGTATTAATTGGTATAAACCCAGTCAGGTTGACTAA
- a CDS encoding cupin domain-containing protein, whose product MLAEIEKVPLWKEDERGKAYQFSTRESSFYIALYRRKGTTSGDHYHKGTIKSKSPEIFYFIDGKAELHLKDQKSGLEERHIIEPGTKIQIPPNIYHSFRALTDIILIEFNVSKSDFENYEADTIKLNPHQ is encoded by the coding sequence ATGCTAGCTGAGATAGAAAAAGTTCCTCTCTGGAAAGAGGACGAACGAGGTAAGGCTTATCAATTCTCAACTCGAGAGAGTAGTTTTTATATTGCCCTCTACCGCCGCAAAGGGACCACGAGTGGTGACCATTACCACAAGGGAACAATTAAATCTAAATCTCCCGAGATATTTTATTTTATTGACGGTAAAGCAGAATTACACCTCAAAGACCAGAAAAGCGGGCTTGAAGAAAGGCACATCATAGAGCCTGGTACCAAAATCCAAATACCGCCCAACATTTACCACTCGTTCAGGGCCTTAACTGATATTATCCTAATCGAGTTTAATGTTAGTAAGAGCGACTTTGAAAACTACGAGGCCGATACAATTAAGCTTAACCCACACCAATAG
- a CDS encoding signal peptidase II produces the protein MVLLIVDRLIKQGAVTQPIKTIGQSFFSFGFSLNSQGIFSLPLSNWWLVIFNLLIIVGLLVGLLKIWPLDRTWLTAGLLFLLVGGLSNFYDRLFWAGVVDYWHWFNFFSFNLADVYLIIGLSCLLRGIKQPYGS, from the coding sequence ATGGTGTTATTAATAGTTGACCGTTTGATAAAACAAGGGGCAGTAACTCAGCCGATTAAAACGATTGGTCAGAGTTTTTTTTCTTTTGGCTTTTCTCTTAATTCCCAAGGTATTTTTAGTTTGCCTTTGTCTAATTGGTGGTTAGTAATTTTTAATTTATTAATAATAGTTGGTTTGTTGGTTGGTTTATTGAAAATTTGGCCCTTAGACCGGACTTGGTTAACGGCAGGGTTGCTTTTTTTATTGGTGGGTGGGTTAAGTAATTTTTATGATCGTTTATTTTGGGCTGGCGTAGTGGATTATTGGCATTGGTTTAACTTTTTTTCTTTTAATCTGGCAGATGTTTATTTAATTATTGGTTTAAGTTGTTTGTTAAGAGGGATCAAACAACCTTATGGCAGCTAA
- a CDS encoding peptidoglycan DD-metalloendopeptidase family protein, which translates to MLTTLIKIISQPVGQAIWRFLVVWPYDFYLRWHRKLRQGQLNFNLRLVLRSHRTILIALICGGLLISLNNLQAKQTNRQLTAGQNNLIYPLIKNEFDGTIIDDNTPGILPPSQNSLQLKADNTERGVGIPTDLPITLINGTSILKPNIIHSQISVAKRQEIEKYTVETGDTLASIAKKFGLSLNTLLWENNLRSGSLIRPGQNITILPINGLSYKIRSGDTLSAIASRYRVSIDAITEANPVGNKLTIGQNIIIPGAQPLTIRTSPVVASQPGQNNLQPSGSSASISNTKLQWPTVRRKITQYYSWRHTGLDIADKVGTPLYAAEDGVVTVAGWNRGGYGYYIIIDHGGGLQTLYGHNSKLFVSVGEKVNRGQEIAAMGSTGRSTGPHIHFEVRLNGRRLNPLSYTR; encoded by the coding sequence TTGCTAACCACCTTAATAAAAATTATCTCCCAACCAGTCGGTCAAGCCATCTGGCGTTTTTTGGTTGTCTGGCCGTATGATTTTTACCTACGTTGGCACAGAAAATTACGCCAAGGCCAATTAAATTTTAATTTAAGACTGGTTTTAAGAAGTCACCGCACGATTTTAATTGCTTTAATCTGTGGCGGTTTATTAATTAGTCTTAATAATCTTCAAGCTAAACAAACTAATCGACAATTAACCGCTGGGCAAAATAATCTTATTTATCCTTTAATTAAAAATGAATTCGACGGTACCATCATAGATGATAATACGCCTGGCATCCTCCCCCCCAGCCAAAATAGTCTGCAACTTAAAGCTGATAATACAGAAAGAGGCGTTGGTATTCCAACTGATCTGCCTATAACTTTAATAAATGGCACTTCTATTTTGAAACCCAATATTATTCACTCCCAAATTAGTGTAGCCAAACGACAAGAAATTGAAAAATACACAGTTGAAACCGGTGACACCTTGGCCAGTATAGCCAAAAAATTCGGTTTAAGCCTTAACACTTTATTATGGGAAAATAATCTAAGAAGTGGCAGCCTAATTAGGCCCGGACAAAACATAACAATTTTGCCAATTAATGGCCTAAGTTACAAAATACGATCGGGTGACACTTTATCAGCCATTGCCAGCCGTTATCGAGTTTCCATTGATGCCATTACTGAAGCTAATCCTGTGGGTAACAAATTAACCATTGGCCAAAACATCATTATACCGGGTGCCCAGCCCCTAACAATCAGAACCAGCCCAGTGGTAGCCAGCCAACCCGGACAAAACAATCTCCAACCGTCAGGCAGTAGTGCTTCTATTAGTAACACTAAATTACAATGGCCGACTGTTAGACGAAAAATTACTCAATATTATAGCTGGCGACACACTGGTTTAGATATTGCTGATAAAGTAGGCACCCCACTTTACGCTGCCGAAGACGGTGTTGTTACGGTGGCTGGTTGGAATCGAGGCGGCTACGGTTATTACATAATTATTGACCACGGTGGCGGATTACAAACATTATACGGACACAATAGCAAACTATTCGTATCGGTTGGAGAAAAAGTAAACCGCGGCCAAGAGATTGCCGCTATGGGGTCCACCGGCCGTTCTACTGGACCACATATTCATTTTGAAGTGCGCTTAAACGGCCGACGTCTTAATCCTTTAAGTTACACCCGCTAA